One region of Clavibacter michiganensis subsp. tessellarius genomic DNA includes:
- a CDS encoding chloramphenicol acetyltransferase — MTPKLTEEPVIGPDVAVTGSALGRWTEIGAGTRLLDTVIGDYSYCDRLCDFAHVDVGRFSNIASLVRVGATDHPLDRATLHHFMYRSTMYWDDVEDDAEFFAHRRSRRTSIGHDTWIGHGAMIKPGVRVGDGAVVATSAVVTRDVPDYAIVAGVPATVIRYRQPPEIAARLQRLAWWDWDHRTLRDRLPDFRALPTEAFLERYEG; from the coding sequence ATGACCCCGAAGCTCACCGAGGAGCCCGTGATCGGCCCCGACGTCGCCGTGACCGGCAGCGCGCTCGGCCGATGGACGGAGATCGGCGCGGGCACGCGCCTGCTCGACACCGTGATCGGCGACTACAGCTACTGCGACCGCCTGTGCGACTTCGCGCACGTCGACGTGGGCCGCTTCTCGAACATCGCGAGCCTGGTGCGCGTCGGCGCCACCGACCACCCGCTCGACCGGGCGACCCTGCACCACTTCATGTACCGCAGCACCATGTACTGGGACGACGTGGAGGACGACGCCGAGTTCTTCGCGCACCGCCGGTCCCGCCGCACCTCCATCGGGCACGACACCTGGATCGGGCACGGCGCCATGATCAAGCCCGGCGTGCGCGTCGGGGACGGCGCGGTCGTGGCGACGTCCGCCGTCGTCACGCGCGACGTGCCGGACTACGCCATCGTCGCGGGCGTGCCCGCCACCGTGATCCGCTACCGCCAGCCGCCGGAGATCGCCGCGCGCCTGCAGCGGCTCGCCTGGTGGGACTGGGACCACCGGACCCTCCGCGACAGGCTTCCCGACTTCCGCGCGCTGCCGACCGAGGCGTTCCTGGAGCGGTACGAGGGCTGA
- the phnL gene encoding phosphonate C-P lyase system protein PhnL, giving the protein MTGMTAGSTPGPAPVPAPVLTVDGVAKTFTMHLQGGQRLAVLDGLSFVVGRGESVVLGGPSGAGKSTVLKLVYGNYQADRGRILVHGPGPRGEVDIVTAAPRAVLAARLHAVGYVSQFLRCVPRVGTLDVVAEPLVARGVDAEEARDRAARMLTRLSIPERLWSLPPATFSGGEQQRVNVARGFLPELPLLLLDEPTASLDARNRDVVVELIAEKRDAGVGMLGIFHDAEVRAAVADRIVDVEAFVPALAAADPADALAGAALAEDALAGTAATGTAR; this is encoded by the coding sequence ATGACCGGAATGACCGCCGGGAGCACGCCCGGACCCGCCCCCGTCCCCGCCCCCGTCCTCACCGTCGACGGGGTCGCCAAGACCTTCACCATGCACCTGCAGGGCGGCCAGCGGCTCGCCGTCCTCGACGGCCTCTCCTTCGTCGTGGGCCGCGGCGAGAGCGTCGTGCTCGGCGGCCCGTCCGGCGCCGGCAAGAGCACCGTGCTGAAGCTCGTCTACGGCAACTACCAGGCCGACCGCGGGCGGATCCTCGTCCACGGCCCCGGGCCCCGCGGCGAGGTCGACATCGTCACGGCCGCGCCGCGCGCCGTGCTCGCCGCCCGGCTCCACGCCGTCGGCTACGTGAGCCAGTTCCTCCGCTGCGTCCCGCGCGTCGGCACGCTCGACGTGGTGGCCGAGCCGCTGGTGGCGCGCGGCGTCGACGCGGAGGAGGCGCGCGACCGGGCGGCGCGGATGCTCACGCGCCTGTCCATCCCGGAGCGGCTGTGGTCGCTGCCGCCCGCCACCTTCTCGGGCGGCGAGCAGCAGCGCGTGAACGTCGCGCGCGGGTTCCTGCCCGAGCTGCCCCTGCTCCTCCTCGACGAGCCGACCGCGTCCCTCGACGCGCGGAACCGCGACGTGGTGGTCGAGCTGATCGCCGAGAAGCGCGACGCCGGCGTCGGCATGCTCGGGATCTTCCACGACGCGGAGGTGCGGGCGGCGGTCGCCGACCGGATCGTGGACGTGGAGGCGTTCGTGCCGGCGCTGGCGGCGGCGGACCCGGCGGACGCGCTGGCGGGAGCTGCGCTCGCGGAGGACGCGCTCGCGGGGACCGCGGCCACCGGGACCGCGCGGTGA
- a CDS encoding DUF1045 domain-containing protein, translated as MTRVAVYAIPGVRADDATGITLRERAEAWLGRSVVGGSPAPAAAAPAGWTRAEVDAITVDARRYGFHGTLKAPLRLAAGRDLAELDTAVADLAGARDRIALPGLRVASLSGFLALVPTGPAPALDALAADVVTGLDGFRAPPTDAETARRDPASLSPRQRELLETWGYPHVLDRFRFHLTLTDRIPPAARPRVEAALAEWFVDGTHRPVAIDALAVVIEDAPGAPFRLHAVHPLRAPHAPLPDTLHDLDTPPHPRAALDGTSPDPGTPPHPRAIPAPDPEGPR; from the coding sequence GTGACGCGCGTCGCGGTCTACGCGATCCCGGGCGTCCGCGCGGACGACGCCACCGGGATCACGCTGCGGGAGCGCGCCGAGGCGTGGCTCGGCCGGTCCGTCGTGGGCGGATCCCCGGCCCCGGCCGCCGCCGCGCCCGCGGGCTGGACGCGCGCCGAGGTCGACGCGATCACGGTCGACGCCCGCCGCTACGGCTTCCACGGCACCCTCAAGGCGCCCCTCCGCCTCGCCGCCGGGCGCGACCTCGCCGAGCTCGACACCGCCGTCGCCGACCTCGCCGGCGCCCGGGACCGCATCGCGCTGCCCGGCCTCCGGGTCGCGTCGCTCTCCGGCTTCCTCGCGCTCGTGCCGACCGGGCCCGCCCCGGCGCTGGACGCGCTCGCCGCGGACGTCGTCACGGGCCTCGACGGCTTCCGCGCTCCCCCGACGGACGCGGAGACGGCCCGCCGGGATCCGGCCTCCCTCAGCCCCCGGCAGCGCGAGCTCCTCGAGACCTGGGGCTACCCCCACGTGCTCGACCGGTTCCGCTTCCACCTGACCCTCACCGACCGGATCCCGCCCGCCGCGCGTCCCCGCGTCGAGGCGGCCCTCGCGGAGTGGTTCGTCGACGGCACGCACCGGCCGGTCGCGATCGACGCGCTCGCCGTCGTGATCGAGGACGCGCCCGGCGCCCCCTTCCGGCTGCACGCGGTGCATCCGCTCCGCGCTCCGCACGCTCCCCTCCCCGACACCCTGCACGACCTCGACACCCCGCCCCACCCCCGCGCCGCGCTCGACGGCACCTCGCCCGACCCCGGCACACCGCCCCACCCCCGCGCCATCCCGGCGCCCGACCCCGAAGGACCCCGATGA
- the phnN gene encoding phosphonate metabolism protein/1,5-bisphosphokinase (PRPP-forming) PhnN codes for MSDAVPSGAAGPVPAAPDPAAPAPLGPGPFVAVVGASGVGKDALLGAARARSGPDAHFPRRAITRPPGPGEDFDAVGEEEFAAAAARGDYAVTWSAHGLSYGIPATADEAVRAGAAVVANVSRSMLDVLQARYARLVVVRITVSEDVRAARLRERGREPADDIARRLARADPAPDRRADHEVRNHGTVAEGGEALLRAIRAARASALAASALPGSPVIRPLDPAPRGGTETP; via the coding sequence GTGAGCGACGCCGTCCCCTCGGGCGCCGCGGGTCCCGTACCCGCCGCACCGGATCCCGCCGCCCCCGCGCCCCTCGGCCCCGGGCCGTTCGTCGCCGTCGTCGGCGCGAGCGGCGTCGGCAAGGACGCCCTGCTCGGCGCCGCCCGCGCCCGCAGCGGGCCGGACGCGCACTTCCCCCGCCGCGCGATCACGCGTCCGCCCGGGCCCGGCGAGGACTTCGACGCCGTCGGCGAGGAGGAGTTCGCCGCGGCGGCCGCGCGCGGCGACTACGCCGTGACCTGGAGCGCGCACGGCCTCTCCTACGGGATCCCCGCCACGGCCGACGAAGCCGTCCGCGCGGGCGCCGCCGTGGTCGCGAACGTCTCCCGCAGCATGCTCGACGTGCTCCAGGCCCGCTACGCGCGGCTCGTCGTGGTGCGGATCACGGTGTCCGAGGACGTGCGCGCCGCCCGGCTCCGGGAGCGCGGCCGCGAGCCCGCCGACGACATCGCACGTCGGCTCGCCCGCGCGGATCCGGCGCCCGACCGACGGGCCGACCACGAGGTGCGGAACCACGGCACCGTCGCCGAGGGCGGCGAGGCCCTGCTCCGCGCGATCCGGGCGGCCCGCGCGTCCGCGCTCGCCGCATCCGCGCTCCCCGGCTCCCCCGTGATCCGCCCCCTCGACCCCGCGCCGCGCGGAGGAACGGAGACCCCATGA
- the phnG gene encoding phosphonate C-P lyase system protein PhnG, with the protein MTTTTTSTTGREDVAARQRWMRVLSAADVGALDAAWTAWEPKPEVQHIRGPEAGLVMVRGRVDAGGARFNLGEATVTRATLRLHGSAMAADALGSSYVLGSDLEHARLAALFDGMLLDAGLHDRVLAEVVAPLERERAEADARRAAEARSTLVDFLTVAREHA; encoded by the coding sequence ATGACGACGACCACGACCAGCACGACCGGACGGGAGGACGTCGCCGCCCGCCAGCGCTGGATGCGCGTCCTCTCCGCCGCCGACGTGGGCGCGCTCGACGCCGCGTGGACCGCGTGGGAGCCCAAGCCCGAGGTGCAGCACATCCGCGGTCCGGAGGCGGGGCTCGTCATGGTCCGCGGCCGCGTCGACGCCGGGGGCGCGCGCTTCAACCTCGGCGAGGCCACCGTCACGCGCGCCACCCTCCGCCTGCACGGATCCGCCATGGCGGCGGACGCGCTCGGCAGCTCCTACGTCCTCGGATCCGACCTCGAGCACGCGCGCCTCGCGGCCCTGTTCGACGGGATGCTCCTCGACGCCGGGCTCCACGACCGCGTGCTCGCCGAGGTCGTCGCGCCGCTCGAGCGCGAGCGGGCGGAGGCGGACGCGAGGCGAGCCGCCGAGGCCCGCAGCACGCTCGTGGACTTCCTCACGGTCGCGCGGGAGCACGCGTGA
- the phnH gene encoding phosphonate C-P lyase system protein PhnH, whose product MSAATRPAPGTPALPAAGIPAPGFADATRGAQAAFRALLDALAHPTRIHPLTGPAEAPAGLGAGLGAVALTVLDEESALWLDPRRAADAEVTSWLTFHTGVRIVADHADAAFVLADPASLPPLAELAAGTDEEPHRSATVLLDVRDAAGSLRVRAEGPGIDGHAIADAPWADDAFLDAWRANGARFPRGADLLLVDAASVAGLPRTTRLRAADPRSEA is encoded by the coding sequence GTGAGCGCGGCGACGCGGCCCGCGCCCGGGACCCCCGCGCTCCCCGCCGCGGGCATCCCCGCCCCCGGCTTCGCCGACGCGACCCGCGGCGCGCAGGCCGCCTTCCGCGCCCTCCTCGACGCGCTCGCGCACCCGACGCGGATCCACCCGCTCACCGGCCCCGCGGAGGCGCCCGCGGGTCTCGGCGCGGGCCTCGGCGCCGTCGCCCTCACCGTGCTCGACGAGGAGTCGGCGCTCTGGCTGGATCCGCGCCGCGCCGCCGACGCCGAGGTGACCTCCTGGCTCACGTTCCACACGGGCGTGCGGATCGTCGCCGACCACGCCGACGCCGCCTTCGTCCTCGCCGACCCGGCCTCCCTGCCCCCGCTCGCGGAGCTGGCGGCCGGCACCGACGAGGAGCCGCACCGCTCCGCGACCGTCCTGCTCGACGTGCGCGACGCCGCGGGCAGCCTGCGCGTCCGGGCCGAGGGCCCCGGGATCGACGGGCACGCGATCGCCGACGCCCCCTGGGCCGACGACGCGTTCCTCGACGCCTGGCGCGCGAACGGCGCCCGCTTCCCGCGCGGCGCCGACCTGCTCCTCGTCGACGCGGCATCCGTCGCCGGACTTCCCCGCACCACCCGCCTCCGGGCGGCCGACCCCCGATCGGAGGCCTGA
- the phnK gene encoding phosphonate C-P lyase system protein PhnK: MSDDDRPLLEVRGAAHRYGDRYGCRDVDFDLWPGEVLAVVGESGSGKSTLLGTLSQRLALSEGSIRYRLADGETVELADLSESAVRRLWRSEWGFVHQDPADGLRMHVSAGGNVGEPLMTNGWRHYGRIRATAAEWLRHVEIPVDRIDDHPTTFSGGMRQRLQIARNLVVSPRLVFMDEPTSGLDVSVQARLLDLIRGLVAELGLAVVIVTHDLAVARLISHRTLVMKDGRVIESGLTDRVLDDPQAAYTQLLVSSILQG; encoded by the coding sequence GTGAGCGACGACGACCGACCGCTGCTCGAGGTCCGCGGGGCCGCCCACCGCTACGGCGACCGCTACGGCTGCCGGGACGTCGACTTCGACCTCTGGCCCGGCGAGGTGCTCGCGGTCGTGGGCGAGTCCGGATCCGGGAAGTCGACCCTGCTCGGCACCCTGTCCCAGCGGCTCGCGCTCAGCGAGGGCAGCATCCGCTACCGGCTGGCCGACGGGGAGACGGTGGAGCTCGCGGACCTGTCCGAGAGCGCGGTGCGGAGGCTCTGGCGGAGCGAGTGGGGCTTCGTGCACCAGGATCCGGCCGACGGCCTGCGCATGCACGTGAGCGCGGGCGGCAACGTCGGCGAGCCGCTCATGACGAACGGGTGGCGGCACTACGGGCGCATCCGCGCGACCGCGGCCGAATGGCTGCGGCACGTGGAGATCCCCGTCGACCGCATCGACGACCACCCCACGACGTTCTCCGGCGGCATGCGGCAGCGGCTGCAGATCGCCCGGAACCTCGTCGTCTCGCCGCGCCTCGTCTTCATGGACGAGCCGACGAGCGGCCTCGACGTCTCGGTGCAGGCGCGCCTGCTCGACCTCATCCGCGGCCTCGTGGCGGAGCTCGGCCTCGCGGTCGTCATCGTCACGCACGACCTCGCGGTCGCCCGCCTCATCTCGCACCGCACGCTCGTGATGAAGGACGGCCGCGTCATCGAGTCCGGCCTCACCGACCGGGTGCTCGACGACCCGCAGGCCGCGTACACCCAGCTGCTCGTCTCCTCGATCCTGCAAGGATGA
- a CDS encoding alpha-D-ribose 1-methylphosphonate 5-triphosphate diphosphatase gives MSRETVLRNARIVLDDDVLHGSVLIRDGLVADVSPGGGDVGGTGEDLDGDLLIPGLVELHTDHLESHAQPRPGTRWDPVPAVLAHDAQLSGAGVTTVFDAIRIGTLEGRDDATTLSLSLAEAIEHAGAAGLLRAEHLIHLRCEVAAPDTVAEFREFDRIASVRLASLMDHTPGQRQYADVEAFTKYMVGRGRVSAAGIGALMEELQAVAAEHSTPNRVAIAELATARGVTLAAHDDATVAHVEESAALGVRISEFPTTEVAARAAREHGQLIVMGAPNIVRGGSQSGNVAAAALLALGLLDVLSSDYVPASPLQAVVQMDADGILPLTRGVRLVSGDPARAVGLDDRGAIRVGARADLVRVHRHVTPASERHPGGRTVPVVRGVFLRGARVS, from the coding sequence ATGAGCCGCGAGACCGTCCTGCGCAACGCCCGCATCGTCCTCGACGACGATGTGCTGCACGGATCCGTCCTGATCCGCGACGGCCTCGTCGCCGACGTCTCCCCCGGCGGCGGCGACGTCGGCGGCACCGGCGAGGACCTCGACGGCGACCTCCTGATCCCCGGCCTCGTCGAGCTGCACACCGACCACCTCGAGTCGCACGCGCAGCCGCGGCCGGGCACGCGCTGGGATCCGGTGCCCGCCGTCCTCGCGCACGACGCCCAACTGAGCGGCGCCGGCGTCACGACGGTCTTCGACGCGATCCGCATCGGCACCCTCGAGGGCCGCGACGACGCCACCACGCTGTCCCTCTCGCTGGCGGAGGCCATCGAGCACGCCGGGGCCGCCGGGCTGCTGCGCGCGGAGCACCTCATCCACCTGCGCTGCGAGGTCGCGGCGCCGGACACGGTGGCCGAGTTCCGCGAGTTCGACCGCATCGCGTCGGTGCGCCTGGCCTCGCTCATGGACCACACGCCCGGGCAGCGCCAGTACGCGGACGTCGAGGCGTTCACGAAGTACATGGTGGGCCGGGGCCGCGTGTCGGCGGCCGGGATCGGCGCCCTGATGGAGGAGCTGCAGGCCGTCGCCGCGGAGCACTCGACGCCCAACCGCGTCGCCATCGCCGAGCTCGCCACCGCGCGCGGGGTGACGCTCGCGGCCCACGACGACGCCACCGTCGCGCACGTGGAGGAGTCCGCCGCGCTCGGGGTGCGCATCTCCGAGTTCCCGACGACCGAGGTCGCCGCCCGGGCCGCGCGCGAGCACGGGCAGCTGATCGTGATGGGCGCGCCGAACATCGTGCGCGGCGGCAGCCAGTCGGGCAACGTCGCCGCGGCCGCGCTGCTCGCGCTCGGGCTGCTCGACGTGCTCTCCTCCGACTACGTGCCCGCGAGCCCGCTGCAGGCCGTCGTGCAGATGGACGCCGACGGGATCCTGCCCTTGACGCGCGGCGTCCGTCTCGTCAGCGGCGACCCGGCGCGCGCGGTGGGGCTCGACGACCGGGGCGCGATCCGCGTGGGCGCGCGCGCCGACCTCGTGCGCGTGCACCGCCACGTCACGCCCGCGAGCGAGCGGCACCCCGGCGGACGCACCGTGCCCGTGGTCCGCGGCGTGTTCCTCCGGGGAGCGCGGGTGTCGTGA
- the phnF gene encoding phosphonate metabolism transcriptional regulator PhnF yields the protein MATQSRSTSGYSAWRLIAEELRAEILQGTVASGAKLPSESELAERFEVHRHTVRQAVAALAADGLVVSRRGSGTFVTRHDVIVHRIGLRTRLTDSLGGRGARSSGELLEWAVEEPPADVAERLALAGRPALRLETLRLVDGRPVVRGTSWLVDELVPGIVDRYGPDGSMTTALRAVGIDDYLRAATTVTGRLATAAESVELQLPSGAVVLVVRALNTLPDGTPLLINVTRFAADRVELDVEHGRA from the coding sequence ATGGCGACGCAGAGCAGATCCACGAGCGGCTACTCCGCCTGGCGGCTCATCGCCGAGGAGCTGCGCGCCGAGATCCTGCAGGGCACGGTCGCGTCCGGGGCGAAGCTGCCGTCGGAGAGCGAGCTCGCGGAGCGCTTCGAGGTGCACCGGCACACGGTCCGCCAGGCCGTCGCCGCGCTCGCCGCCGACGGGCTCGTGGTCTCGCGGCGGGGGAGCGGCACGTTCGTGACCCGGCACGACGTGATCGTCCACCGCATCGGCCTGCGCACGCGGCTCACCGACAGCCTCGGCGGCCGCGGGGCCCGGTCGTCCGGCGAGCTGCTCGAGTGGGCGGTCGAGGAGCCGCCCGCCGACGTGGCCGAGCGCCTCGCGCTGGCCGGCCGCCCCGCGCTCCGCCTCGAGACGCTGCGGCTGGTCGACGGCCGGCCCGTCGTCCGCGGCACGTCGTGGCTGGTGGACGAGCTCGTGCCGGGCATCGTCGACCGCTACGGCCCCGACGGATCCATGACCACGGCCCTCCGCGCGGTCGGGATCGACGACTACCTGCGCGCCGCCACCACCGTCACCGGGCGCCTCGCGACGGCCGCGGAGTCCGTCGAGCTGCAGCTGCCCTCGGGCGCGGTCGTCCTCGTGGTGCGGGCGCTCAACACGCTGCCCGACGGCACGCCGCTCCTCATCAACGTGACGCGGTTCGCAGCCGACCGGGTCGAGCTCGACGTGGAGCACGGCCGGGCCTAG
- a CDS encoding carbon-phosphorus lyase complex subunit PhnI yields the protein MYVAVKGGEKAIAAAHALLAAAGRGAPGSRPLEAGQVAGQLGVLVSRVMTEGSLHDPELAARALLQAQGDVLEAVTLLRSYRTTLPRFGYTDPVDTAGLPPQRRVSATFKDLPGGQQLGATFDYTHRLFSDAEPAAVSTREEDAGATMPRVADLLGATSLIEPDSHPGQDDEEPADITREPTTFPMTRAERLQALARGDEGFLLGLGYSTQRGFGTTHPFAGEIRVGEVEVELDAPELGFAVPLGRIEVTECQMVNQFTGSADQAARFTRGYGLAFGRSERKAMSMALVDRALRATELGERITAPAQDEEFVVSHCDNVQATGFVEHLKLPHYVDFQAELALVRRLAREWHERHGDDPVAGDADDATGDADDAAADTTAVPAGTGARA from the coding sequence ATGTACGTCGCCGTCAAGGGCGGGGAGAAGGCGATCGCCGCCGCGCACGCCCTCCTCGCCGCCGCGGGCCGGGGCGCTCCCGGATCCCGCCCCCTCGAGGCCGGGCAGGTCGCCGGCCAGCTCGGCGTGCTCGTCTCCCGCGTGATGACCGAGGGCTCGCTGCACGATCCCGAGCTCGCCGCGCGCGCCCTCCTCCAGGCCCAGGGCGACGTGCTGGAGGCGGTGACCCTGCTGCGCTCGTACCGCACGACGCTGCCGCGGTTCGGGTACACCGATCCGGTCGACACCGCCGGGCTCCCGCCGCAGCGCCGCGTGTCCGCCACCTTCAAGGACCTGCCCGGCGGGCAGCAGCTCGGCGCGACCTTCGACTACACGCACCGCCTGTTCTCGGACGCCGAGCCCGCCGCGGTCTCGACGCGCGAGGAGGACGCGGGCGCCACGATGCCGCGCGTCGCCGACCTCCTCGGCGCCACCTCCCTGATCGAGCCCGACTCCCACCCCGGCCAGGACGACGAGGAGCCCGCGGACATCACGCGCGAGCCCACCACGTTCCCGATGACGCGCGCCGAGCGCCTGCAGGCCCTCGCCCGCGGCGACGAGGGGTTCCTCCTCGGCCTCGGCTACTCCACGCAGCGCGGCTTCGGCACGACGCACCCGTTCGCGGGCGAGATCCGCGTGGGCGAGGTCGAGGTGGAGCTCGACGCCCCGGAGCTCGGGTTCGCGGTGCCGCTCGGCCGCATCGAGGTCACGGAGTGCCAGATGGTCAACCAGTTCACGGGCAGCGCCGACCAGGCCGCCCGGTTCACGCGCGGCTACGGCCTCGCCTTCGGGCGCAGCGAGCGCAAGGCGATGTCCATGGCGCTCGTCGACCGGGCGCTCCGGGCCACCGAGCTCGGCGAGCGCATCACCGCCCCCGCGCAGGACGAGGAGTTCGTGGTCAGCCACTGCGACAACGTGCAGGCGACGGGCTTCGTCGAGCACCTCAAGCTCCCGCACTACGTGGACTTCCAGGCCGAGCTCGCGCTCGTGCGGCGGCTCGCGCGGGAGTGGCACGAGCGGCACGGCGACGACCCCGTCGCGGGAGATGCGGACGATGCCACGGGCGACGCGGACGATGCCGCCGCCGACACCACCGCCGTCCCGGCCGGGACGGGGGCCCGCGCATGA
- a CDS encoding oxidoreductase translates to MGDADGPGMTDASAAPARPSVAVVGPGAIGTSVAAALHEAGVPVLLCGRTPRARLELRTTDGTSIVVPGPVQTDPAGVAGPVDLVLLAVKATQVEAAAPWLRALCHADTVVAVLQNGVEQVEDVAPHVPGCPVVPAVVWFPAEALPDGSVLLRGAPRLTLPDVPASRVVVEALAGGRCAVELAADFRTAAWRKLVQNAVAGIMAATGRRAGVFRRDDVADLARAYGRECLEVARAEGAVLDDAVADRIVDDFAAAPADQGTSILADREAGRPLEWRARNGVILHRGRAHGLPMPISAVLVPLLAAASDGPG, encoded by the coding sequence ATGGGCGACGCGGACGGGCCGGGGATGACGGACGCGTCCGCCGCGCCCGCCCGGCCCTCCGTCGCCGTCGTCGGCCCCGGCGCGATCGGCACGTCCGTCGCCGCCGCGCTGCACGAGGCGGGCGTGCCCGTGCTCCTCTGCGGGCGCACCCCGCGCGCGCGGCTCGAGCTCCGCACGACGGACGGGACGTCGATCGTGGTCCCCGGGCCCGTGCAGACGGATCCGGCGGGCGTCGCGGGTCCCGTCGACCTCGTGCTCCTCGCCGTGAAGGCCACGCAGGTCGAGGCGGCGGCGCCGTGGCTCCGGGCGCTGTGCCACGCGGACACGGTGGTCGCCGTGCTGCAGAACGGGGTCGAGCAGGTGGAGGACGTCGCGCCGCACGTCCCGGGCTGCCCGGTCGTGCCCGCGGTGGTGTGGTTCCCCGCGGAGGCGCTGCCCGACGGATCCGTGCTGCTCCGCGGCGCCCCGCGCCTCACGCTGCCCGACGTGCCGGCGTCCCGGGTGGTCGTCGAGGCGCTCGCCGGCGGCCGGTGCGCGGTCGAACTGGCCGCCGACTTCCGCACGGCCGCCTGGCGGAAGCTCGTGCAGAACGCGGTCGCGGGCATCATGGCCGCCACCGGCCGGCGCGCCGGCGTGTTCCGGCGGGACGACGTCGCGGACCTCGCCCGGGCCTACGGGCGGGAGTGCCTGGAGGTGGCGCGCGCCGAGGGCGCCGTCCTCGACGACGCCGTGGCCGACCGGATCGTCGATGACTTCGCCGCGGCGCCCGCCGACCAGGGCACCTCGATCCTCGCGGACCGGGAGGCGGGCCGGCCGCTCGAGTGGCGGGCGCGCAACGGCGTGATCCTGCACCGCGGCCGCGCGCACGGCCTGCCGATGCCGATCAGCGCCGTGCTCGTGCCGCTCCTGGCGGCCGCGAGCGACGGACCCGGCTGA
- a CDS encoding alpha-D-ribose 1-methylphosphonate 5-phosphate C-P-lyase PhnJ, with translation MSSSLIGYNLGYLDEQTKRMIRRALLKAVAIPGFQVPFASREVPMPRGWGTGGVQVTAAIVGEGDVLKVIDQGADDTTNAVSIRAFFASVAGVATTTRTDEATVIQTRHRIPETPLADGQVVVYQVPVPEPLRFLEPRETETRRLHALEEYGLMYVKLYEDIARYGHVARTYDYPVMVDGRYLMAPSPIPSFDNPKMHMSPALQLFGAGREKRIYAVPPFTRVESLGFEDHPFEPQTFADPCAICGSTGVYLDEVITDDRGASVFVCSDTDHCERTAADADAARAHDEEALA, from the coding sequence ATGAGCTCCTCCCTCATCGGCTACAACCTCGGCTACCTCGACGAGCAGACCAAGCGCATGATCCGCCGCGCGCTCCTCAAGGCCGTCGCGATCCCCGGGTTCCAGGTGCCGTTCGCGAGCCGCGAGGTCCCGATGCCGCGCGGCTGGGGCACGGGCGGCGTGCAGGTGACGGCGGCGATCGTCGGCGAGGGCGACGTGCTCAAGGTCATCGACCAGGGCGCGGACGACACCACGAACGCCGTCTCCATCCGGGCGTTCTTCGCCTCCGTCGCCGGGGTCGCCACGACGACGCGCACCGACGAGGCCACCGTGATCCAGACGCGGCACCGGATCCCCGAGACCCCGCTCGCCGACGGCCAGGTCGTCGTCTACCAGGTGCCCGTGCCGGAGCCGCTGCGCTTCCTCGAGCCGCGCGAGACGGAGACCCGGCGCCTGCACGCGCTCGAGGAGTACGGGCTGATGTACGTGAAGCTCTACGAGGACATCGCGCGCTACGGGCACGTCGCCAGGACCTACGACTACCCCGTGATGGTCGACGGCCGCTACCTCATGGCGCCGTCGCCGATCCCGTCGTTCGACAACCCGAAGATGCACATGAGCCCCGCCCTCCAGCTGTTCGGCGCCGGGCGCGAGAAGCGCATCTACGCCGTCCCGCCGTTCACGCGCGTGGAGAGCCTCGGCTTCGAGGACCACCCCTTCGAGCCGCAGACCTTCGCCGACCCGTGCGCGATCTGCGGATCCACCGGCGTGTACCTCGACGAGGTCATCACCGACGACCGCGGCGCGTCCGTGTTCGTCTGCTCCGACACCGACCACTGCGAGCGCACGGCGGCCGACGCCGACGCCGCCCGCGCCCACGACGAGGAGGCGCTCGCGTGA